A window of the Bufo gargarizans isolate SCDJY-AF-19 chromosome 1, ASM1485885v1, whole genome shotgun sequence genome harbors these coding sequences:
- the LOC122925703 gene encoding uncharacterized protein LOC122925703 isoform X2 produces MEIDYSTLKRSTLKDLLEARGISASNKTKATLISEIMAEIRTEDDSVTAQRDETDGTEQAEFQRHLLFRLSFYGENPPVEIISKTMTEVQEFITRQRRPQTPSPAVSMVQEDASMFGLGAVLSQVGADGGEHPVAYISRKLLPREVSYAAIEKECLAVVWALKKLQPYLYGQAFSLLTDHNPLVWLNRVAGDNARLLRWSLALQPFDFNIQYRPGKQNGNADGLSRQTDLEK; encoded by the exons ATGGAGATTGATTACTCCACTTTAAAACGATCCACACTTAAAGATCTTCTGGAAGCAAGAGGTATTTCAGCCAGCAACAAAACAAAGGCAACACTTATCTCTGAAATAATGGCAGAAATCCGAACAGAGGATGATTCGGTCACTGCACAGAGGGACGAGACAGACGGAACAGAGCAAGCAGAGTTCCAAAGGCACCTCTTATTCAGATTGTCATTTTATGGGGAGAacccaccagtggaaattatcTCCAAGACAATGACAGAGGTTCAAGAATTTATAACGCGGCAAAGGAGACCACAAACACCAAGCCCAGCAGTGTCTATGGTGCAAGAGG acgcttctatgtttggattgggggcagtgCTGAGCCAAGTTGGGGCCGATGGCGGAGAACACCCCGTGGCTTACATCAGTCGCAAACTGTTACCCAgagaagtaagctacgccgccatcgAGAAGGAATGCCTGGCTGTGGTGTGGGCCCTAAAGAAGTTACAGCCGTATTTATATGGACAGGCTTTTTCCCTGCTCACGGATCACAACCCGTTAGTATGGCTGAACCGGGTGGCTGGGgacaatgccaggctgctgcgctggagtttggcgctgcagccttttgactttaaTATTCAGTACCGCCCGGGCAAACAAAATGGAAACGCTGACGGGTTGTCGAGACAAACTGATTTGGAGAAATGA
- the LOC122925703 gene encoding uncharacterized protein LOC122925703 isoform X1: MEIDYSTLKRSTLKDLLEARGISASNKTKATLISEIMAEIRTEDDSVTAQRDETDGTEQAEFQRHLLFRLSFYGENPPVEIISKTMTEVQEFITRQRRPQTPSPAVSMVQEGKPKIPYQAFKMYVEAEEDIDAFLQDFERLCTLHKIHMEDWVPILAGRLTGRAAEAYRTIPDTEIRNYSRVKEVILARYAMTPEAYRRRFRELKKAEKDSHAEWACRLQRAALGWVQANQAQSMEDLLQMLLLEQFYDGIPADLQEWVRDRNPTSITEAAKKADDYMDARRQHKLVGVKPAVRPLGGNQFSASTNTPLRPLPPPAPTAAQPRFRPPSSVQCHQCQRWGHYKRKCPELRDRSTWIRPGPPPRAAAHHYQEETPTAYGSAVPVTTIEQWEVLHEANPLQAQADNRQHHRQTVYLEGKPLQGLRDSGATITLVQSHLVADKAKTNKTVAVRVAGGAVYRLNTARVHLHWGAGSGTVEVGLMPQLPAEVILGNDLGKLTSAFEPQTTTTEEAHPVVTRQQARTQDYNTLPEVQTLLCLDWGQC; the protein is encoded by the exons ATGGAGATTGATTACTCCACTTTAAAACGATCCACACTTAAAGATCTTCTGGAAGCAAGAGGTATTTCAGCCAGCAACAAAACAAAGGCAACACTTATCTCTGAAATAATGGCAGAAATCCGAACAGAGGATGATTCGGTCACTGCACAGAGGGACGAGACAGACGGAACAGAGCAAGCAGAGTTCCAAAGGCACCTCTTATTCAGATTGTCATTTTATGGGGAGAacccaccagtggaaattatcTCCAAGACAATGACAGAGGTTCAAGAATTTATAACGCGGCAAAGGAGACCACAAACACCAAGCCCAGCAGTGTCTATGGTGCAAGAGGGTAAGCCAAAAATTCCATACCAGGCATTTAAAATGTATGTAGAAGCGGAGGAAGATATAGATGCATTCCTCCAAGACTTTGAAAGACTATGCacgttacataaaatacatatggaaGATTGGGTACCCATCTTAGCAGGACGGTTAACTGGGAGGGCAGCTGAAGCCTACCGTACGATACCAGATACGGAAATTAGGAATTACAGCCGTGTCAAAGAGGTTATCCTGGCCCGATATGCTATGACACCAGAGGCATACCGGAGACGGTTCAGGGAATTGAAAAAAGCTGAAAAAGACTCGCATGCAGAATGGGCTTGCCGTTTACAAAGGGCAGCCCTCGGATGGGTACAGGCGAACCAGGCACAGTCCATGGAGGACCTATTACAAATGCTGCTGCTAGAACAGTTCTATGATGGGATACCCGCAGACCTGCAGGAATGGGTGAGAGACCGTAACCCCACGTCTATCACAGAAGCAGCTAAAAAGGCCGATGACTATATGGATGCCCGCAGGCAGCACAAGCTTGTGGGTGTTAAACCAGCTGTGCGACCTCTAGGGGGAAACCAATTTTCAGCTAGCACCAACACACCACTGAGACCGCTACCCCCACCAGCTCCTACAGCGGCTCAACCGAGGTTTCGCCCACCCTCCTCTGTGCAATGCCACCAGTGCCAGAGGTGGGGACACTACAAGCGGAAATGCCCGGAGCTTAGAGACCGATCCACCTGGATTCGACCAGGACCACCACCGAgagcagcagcacaccactatcaGGAGGAGACACCCACCGCTTATGGCTCTGCAGTTCCAGTCACCACTATAGAACAGTGGGAAGTACTCCACGAAGCCAACCCACTACAAGCACAGGCGGATAATCGGCAGCACCACAGGCAAACAGTATACCTGGAGGGGAAACctttgcagggactcagagattCGGGAGCAACCATAACCTTGGTCCAAAGCCACTTGGTCGCGGACAAAGCTAAAACCAATAAGACTGTGGCTGTCAGGGTTGCTGGGGGAGCCGTATATCGGCTGAATACAGCAAGGGTTCATTTGCATTGGGGTGCGGGGTCAGGGACTGTGGAGGTGGGGTTGATGCCCCAATTACCCGCAGAGGTGATACTGGGAAATGACCTGGGAAAGCTCACATCTGCATTTGAGCCACAAaccacaaccactgaggaagCACATCCAGTGGTCACCAGGCAACAGGCCCGCACCCAGGACTACAACACACTGCCGGAGGTCCAG acgcttctatgtttggattgggggcagtgCTGA